In the genome of Taurinivorans muris, one region contains:
- a CDS encoding RluA family pseudouridine synthase, giving the protein MANSLLVTAQAGGQKLFNFLKRSLHAENNEIHRWIRTGQVRINKKRAKAFDIVHENDEIRIPPFAPNRADTLPKKTVKEFPFPVIYENEHVLIIDKPQGIACQGGTGQKENIADILKEYYSAANFVPAPAHRLDKETQGILLIGKTYQSLRFLTECMKSDENSLRQAVRHEAKKIYRAWVYGDIADFARNTPFLCHYLYHNEEKQKEEVFFVRHAANRKETEDIISKYGTKPMQKAQIALASLKCLEVKNGKSLVEIGIYTGRKHQIRVQLASSGFPLVGDTKYAPKKLLRKKDEFFLQACKITLPPNDFTEQCVFGI; this is encoded by the coding sequence ATGGCAAATTCCCTTCTTGTCACAGCACAAGCCGGCGGGCAAAAACTTTTTAATTTTTTAAAGCGCAGCCTGCATGCGGAAAATAATGAAATCCACCGCTGGATACGCACGGGGCAGGTGCGTATCAACAAAAAACGGGCGAAAGCTTTTGATATTGTCCATGAAAACGATGAAATCCGTATTCCGCCCTTTGCGCCGAACCGTGCAGACACACTTCCCAAAAAGACGGTAAAGGAATTTCCCTTTCCCGTTATCTATGAAAACGAGCATGTTCTCATTATCGACAAACCTCAGGGAATTGCCTGCCAAGGAGGCACAGGACAGAAAGAAAATATCGCGGACATATTGAAAGAATATTACAGCGCTGCAAACTTTGTTCCCGCCCCCGCCCACAGGCTCGACAAAGAAACACAAGGCATTCTTCTTATCGGTAAGACCTATCAAAGTTTGCGCTTTCTCACGGAATGCATGAAAAGTGATGAAAACAGCCTGCGGCAGGCAGTCCGACATGAAGCCAAAAAAATATACCGGGCATGGGTTTACGGGGATATTGCCGATTTCGCGCGAAACACCCCTTTTCTTTGCCACTATCTGTACCATAACGAGGAAAAACAAAAAGAAGAAGTGTTTTTCGTCCGCCATGCGGCAAATAGGAAGGAAACAGAGGATATCATCAGCAAATACGGTACAAAGCCAATGCAAAAAGCCCAAATAGCCCTTGCAAGCCTCAAATGCCTTGAGGTGAAAAATGGCAAAAGTCTTGTTGAAATAGGTATATACACGGGACGCAAACATCAAATACGCGTTCAGCTCGCCTCTTCCGGCTTTCCCCTTGTCGGCGATACGAAATACGCCCCGAAAAAACTCCTGCGAAAGAAGGACGAGTTCTTCTTGCAGGCCTGCAAAATCACTTTGCCCCCTAACGATTTCACCGAACAATGCGTTTTCGGGATTTGA
- a CDS encoding calcium/sodium antiporter, whose amino-acid sequence MDLLYFGIALLVGLYLLMWSADKFVDGSSAVATRLGMPKLLVGIIIVGFGTSAPEMLVSALASLGGNPGIALGNAYGSNIANVALILGLTVIIRPIVIERNVMVREIPILLFATLISYYLLWDGFISRPEAVFMLVLFVCIMYFSITASMREEKRNKPCQEVLHQKQDEPEIMPMKNAVFWLLAGLILLIASSRLLIWGAVGIATFIDISDIIIGLTIVAVGTSLPELASAIAATRKNEHALVIGNIIGSNFFNALAVVGIAGVICPLPVEHGVIVRDMPLNIILTLSLFLFGMRVGKQHQGIISRFEGIVMLGIYGLYTAQLVSIVLGKPLIDFLV is encoded by the coding sequence ATGGATTTATTGTATTTTGGCATTGCGCTTCTTGTCGGCTTATATCTTCTTATGTGGAGCGCGGACAAATTCGTTGACGGCTCGTCCGCGGTGGCGACACGCTTGGGCATGCCTAAGCTTCTTGTCGGCATTATCATTGTGGGCTTCGGAACATCCGCCCCTGAAATGCTTGTTTCCGCCCTCGCCTCACTCGGAGGAAATCCCGGCATAGCCCTCGGAAACGCTTACGGCTCCAATATCGCCAATGTCGCTCTTATCTTAGGGCTTACTGTCATTATCCGCCCTATCGTCATTGAACGCAATGTCATGGTGCGCGAAATCCCGATTTTGCTTTTTGCGACGCTTATTTCTTATTATTTGCTTTGGGACGGCTTCATTTCCCGCCCTGAAGCCGTTTTCATGCTCGTTCTTTTTGTCTGTATCATGTATTTCAGCATTACCGCAAGCATGCGCGAAGAAAAGCGCAACAAGCCCTGTCAGGAGGTTTTGCACCAAAAACAAGATGAGCCGGAAATTATGCCGATGAAAAATGCCGTGTTTTGGCTTCTTGCCGGCTTGATTTTGCTTATCGCCAGTTCCCGCCTGCTTATTTGGGGAGCTGTGGGCATTGCGACATTCATCGATATCAGCGACATCATCATCGGGCTGACCATTGTCGCCGTCGGCACAAGCTTGCCGGAACTCGCCTCAGCCATAGCCGCCACGAGAAAAAACGAACACGCCCTTGTCATCGGCAATATTATTGGTTCAAACTTTTTCAACGCCTTGGCTGTTGTCGGCATTGCCGGCGTTATCTGCCCCCTGCCCGTGGAGCACGGCGTCATTGTCCGCGATATGCCCCTCAATATCATCCTCACCCTTTCCCTTTTTCTTTTCGGAATGCGTGTCGGAAAACAACATCAAGGCATTATTTCCCGCTTCGAAGGCATTGTCATGCTCGGCATATACGGTCTGTACACCGCCCAGCTTGTCAGCATAGTCCTTGGCAAACCGCTTATCGATTTTCTCGTGTAA